Part of the Weissella coleopterorum genome is shown below.
GACTTCCCGAACGGCCGTTGGGTTGGAATTATAAACATCACTAAGAATTTGACCGTCAAAATTACCGGTTAACCATTCAGTACGATTTTCCGTAATCATCGTTTTTTGGAGGGCAGTTTGCATTGAAGGGACTGGAATTTTTAGCAATTGTCCCACACTAATCGCAGCTAGCGCGTTACTAACATTGTAATTACCAGTTAATGGGATCTGGAATTGTTCAGAAAATTGGTTGGTTTTAAAATGTGCGTGCTGCGCGTTCAAGCTGATTTCTGAAGCAAAGAGGTCATTTTGTTCACTTAATCCAAAGGTTTTGGTTTGGTAGCTTTGGTGCGTGGCGCGTTCAATCAGGAGCGGTTCGTCTCCGTTATAAACTAAAGTCCCATTTTGGTTCAAACCGTTAACAATTTCCATTTTACCATCAGCAATGCGTGCACGGGTTTTAAAGAATTCAATATGTGCCTCACCAATCATCGTCAGTATGGCAATATCTGGATTTACTAATTTGGAAAGGACATCTAAGTCATGGGGATGATCCATCCCCAATTCGATGACCAAAACTTCAGTATCAGATGGCATGCCTAAAATCGTTAGCGGCACCCCTAGTTCATTGTTGAAATTTTTAGGCGTTTTAACCGTTTGAAAAGTGGTACTAGCGATGGCGGCAATAAAGTCTTTGGTGGTGGTTTTGCCATTGGAACCGGAAACGGCGATTACTTTTGGTGCAACGGATTTAAGATAAGCTTGGGCTAATTGTTGAAACGCCTTTAGTGTATCTTTTACCAAAATTACTGGAAAGTCTTGGGGTTTCGTTTCGAGGTGATCTTCGGCCCATAAGGTAGCAGTAGCACCATTATCAATGGCACCTTGAATAAAATTATGTCCATCATTTCCCCATGTGATAGGAATGAAGAGCGTACCTGGCTTGGCGGTTCGACCGTCAAAGGTGACATCGGTGATCTGACTGTTCTGGGGATTAGATAAATCACCACCGACGATTTGGGCGATTTTTTCCAACGAGTATTCCATAAAATTATCTCCTACTGCAATTTTTGTTAATTTTATTTTATCAAAAACCGATTGAGATAAATAGAGTTATAAAAATGAATCAAAATGATTCGGTTTGAGTTGATTAATGGGATAGGGGGTTAGATTTAATAAATCAATTTAAAAGAATAAAATTCCGGATCAATTTAGAAGAATTACCGAGTTTCTTTTTGATCGATTCTAAAAACTCGGGTAAATTCTGCTATAATAGGAATTAATCAGCAAAAAATTGATATATTTTAAATGAAGAGGTAAAAAAGGGATGGCTAAAGAAATTGGAATCGATTTAGGGACTGCAAATGTATTGATTTTTGTCGAGGGTGAGGGCATTGTTTTAAATGAGCCATCCGTTGTGGCTGTCGATATGAAAACGGATAAAGTCTTAGCAGTGGGAACCGAGGCTTACCAGATGGTTGGTCGAACTCCGGGTAATATTCGTGCTGTGCGTCCTTTAAAGGATGGAGTAATTTCAGACTTTGATATGACAGAAGCAATGCTGGCCTACTTTATTAAAAAGTTGAACGTGAAAGGTGTAATGTCACGACCTAATATTATGGTAGCTGCGCCGACAAATATCACTGAGATTGAAAAAAAGGCGATTATGCAAGCGGCTGAAAAAGTTGGAGGCGCTAAAGTTTATTTGGAATATGAACCTAAAGTGGCAGCAATTGGAGCTGGATTGGATATTTTTTCACCAATTTCTTCAATGGTGATTGATATGGGAGGTGGAACTTCTGACATTGCAGTCCTATCATTAGGAGATATTGTTTCAGCCCGATCAATTCGCGTCGCGGGTGACAAATTCAATAATGAAATTACCAGCTTTGCCAAACGGAAGCATGGGTTACAGGTTGGAGAACGAACGGCAGAACAAATTAAAATTAAATTAGGAAATGCCCTTCAATCTGAAGAACCAGAGACTATGATTATTCGAGGCCGTGACATTTATGATGGAATGCCTAAATCGGTTGAAATTAATTCAAATGAAGTGGAATTAGCTTTGCATGATTCATTACAACAAATTGTTAAAGCCGCTCATGATGTTTTAGCTGAAATTCAACCAGAATTAGCGGCCGATGTAATTGATCGTGGGGTCGTTTTGACAGGTGGTGGCGCATTATTGCGTAATATGGATAAATTAATCTCTTCTGAACTAGGAGTACCGGTCTTTATTGCGGATCATCCACTGGATAATGTGGCCCGTGGAGCTGGTGAGCTTTTGGAACATATGCACGATAATTAAAGTAATATGCTTTTTTTAATATATTTAAAATGAAAGAAGGGGAACAATATGTCAAATCGTAAAAATAAGGCAATTGATGTCGAAATTAAGGCGATCACGGATCAAATCAGTGAAGTTAAAATTAATAAAAATACCCTTGGACAAATTGATGAAAGTGGTCAACAAATTCAAGTTCAAATTGGACCAAATCATAAACAAATTGTTAAATCATTTGATGAGGGCGTGGAAGTTTTAATTGCTGAATATAATCTTCATCACTAAACTAAATTGTGCTTAACTTAAGTTAAGTGCTATATGCTGGATGAAGATAAATAAGAGGTAAAAGAAAATGTTTAAACGAATTTTAGGCGGTAAGGGTGAAGTAGACTGGGGCATTATTTTTGTGGTGTTGATGCTGGCGCTTATTGGGTTAGCATCGATTTATGTAGCGGTCGTTCATGACTCAAGTGGAGCCAATCCAATGCGGATGATGGTTATGCAAGGAATTTGGTACATTTTGGGGATCTGTGCAGTCATTTTCATCATGCAATTTGATTCTGAAAGATTATGGCGGATCTCGCCATATATCTTTGCCGTTGGGGTCTTTTTAATGGTGGCAGTGCTAATATTCTATAGTCGCTCGTATGCTATGACAACTGGAGGTAAATCTTGGTTTGCCTTAGGACCGCTAACGTTTCAACCGTCCGAAGTAATGAAGCCAGCCTTCGTTTTAATGCTGGCCCGCGTCATTGCAGTGCACAATCTGGAATATAGTGAACATACTTTAGCAAATGACTTGTTGCTTTTACGTAAAATTGTTATGTGGAGTTTACCCATTATCATTCTTGTCTTGTTGCAACATGACTTTGGAACGATGCTAGTCTTTTTAGCAATTATTTTTGGAATGACGCTTGTCTCGGGAATTTCATGGCGTATTTTAGGTACTGTGATAGGAGCGGGTGCTGTTTTAGGTGGTGGAGCCATTGCATTGGTAGCATCAGATGTCGGTCGGCATATTTTAGGTAAATTTGGCTTTCAAGCATATCAATTTGCGCGTATTGATGCATGGCTGAAGCCGCAGGGGGATACTTCTAACTCGGCCTATCAATTATGGCATTCGATGACGGCGATTGGATCTGGTGGATTAACGGGAACGGGTTTTAATGTCTCACACGTGAATGTGCCCGTTCGTGAATCAGATATGATCTTTTCAGTGATTGGTGAAAATGCTGGTTTTGTAGGTTCGTTAATTGTTTTGTTATTATATTTCCTTTTGATCTATCGAATTTTTCAAGTTGTGATGGAGACTTCAAATCAATTCTATGCTTATATTGGAGCAGGAATTATCATGATGTTAGTGTTCCATATTTTCGAAAATATTGGAATGAGTATTGGATTAGTACCGTTAACTGGAATCCCCCTACCCTTTATTTCCCAAGGAGGTTCCGCATTAGTTGGAAACATGATTGGAATTGGTTTGATCATGTCAATGAGCTTTCATAATCAAAAGTACACCTTATCAGAAAGGGAGGGCTTCGCATAATGTTTAAAATTGGATTTATTGGTGCTGGAAATATGGCTCAAGCTATGATGCAGGGCTGGTCAAAGTTAGATGCTAATCAGGTGACGCAAGGCGCTTACGTTCGCCATCAATTACCAGAACAGACGCAAGCTTGGCAAGTGGAGCCATTCCAGAGTATTAGTGAGGCGGCCTTAGTGAGTGATATGTTGGTCTTAGCAACACCACCCACCGCTTTGACGGCGATTGCTGATGAGCTCAAGCCCATTCTGGCGGCGATGCCTCATAAAATTGTGGTTTCCGTCTTGGGTGGGATCTCAGTTTCGATGCTTGAAGAAGCATTGGGTCGCCAAGCTAAGATTGTTCGTGCCCTACCCAATGTTAACGTGGCGGTAGGACAAGGTTATACCGCGATGTATGCTGGATCACAAATTACAGCGGAAGAAAAAGGTGCAGTCTTTGCACTTTTGGCAGAACTGGGACGGGTGGATGAAATGCCCGAAGCTGAGTTTGGAGCAGTAAGTGCTCTAGCTGGTTCTGGTCCCGCTTTTGTCGCTGGATTTATCCAAGCGCTGACCGAAGCTGGTAAAGCGGCCGGTTTAGATGAAGAAATGGCAGCCAAGCTAAGCGTACAAACTTTCCGTGGTACTGTTGATAAAATGAGACAAGATGATTTAAAGGCCCTTGATTTGGCTCAGTTGGTGATGACACCAGGTGGATCAACCGCGGCCGGTTGGGAAGTAATGCAAGCGGGTAATTTGAATGGCTTAGTGACGAATGTGATTCACGCCACCATGCAAAAAAATGCTGAATTTGAATAAATTTAAATTTATTTTCAAAAAAGACTTGCCAAGCATTCTAATTCTTGGTATTATATTATTTGTTGTTAAGCGACAACAAGTAATTATGGCTCATTGGTCAAGCGGTTAAGACTCCGGTTTTTCACACCGGCATCCAGGGTTCGACTCCCTGATGAGCTATTATTTAAAACGACATCTTGTAAATAAAGGTGTCGTTTTTTTATACAAATTATGTATTGATTCATAATATGGTATTATTGTATTAAAAGATTGTATCCACACATTGAGAGGTTAAAAATGTTAATTTTACTATTTATTGGAGTTGTCTTATTAGGACTAGCTGGAATTACATATTTCCGGCATAAGATTGTACGGTGGAGCCTAATCATCATTGGAGCCATTTTAATGATCGGTAGTGCGGTTGGAATTTCAATGGCCCCTAGTAATCATTGGTTTATGGAACATCAAGTATTGAATAAAACGATTAAAATGGATGCTAAAACGAAAGTTGGTGATAATTCATTTATCGTGACAACTAAGGCAAAAAATTCTAAGTTTGAATATCACTACAAGTGGGATAACAAAAATTATCGTATTACACCCAAAACTGGAACGACGCATGTTGTGAAGGGAAAGACCGCAGAAGTAAAAGAGCATATTAGTAACTATCAGGCCAAGAGTTTCTTTGCGAAATTTATGTTGATTGGTTTGCCAACGACTACAGAACCAGATGTTAAATATACATTTGTCTTACCTGAAAATTGGTACATTATCTCAAATGAACAAGATCAAGAAATTCAAGATAAGATTAAAGCTTCCAACTCTGGCTTAGAAGATAAGATTAAAGAAAACGTTACTGAAGCTGTTCAAGCGGAAGTTAAAAAGAATCCAGACTATTTAAATGATAAGGATGCACAAAAAAAGACTCAAGATGAAATCGTGCAATCAGTAACGAGTGATATTAATCAAAAATTAGCGAATGATGTTAATAATATGTTAAATGACTGGCATTTGAAATAGGACGGCTTAACGGGAGTGTACCGAGATGAAATATACGTTAGAAATCCGAATGACCGGTGAGCAAATCGTGGGAATTATCGAAGATGAAAATGGTAATCAGCACGAGGTCAACGAATTCTATCAACATTCGTGGGATGAACAGCTCCAAATCATGGATCTAAAAGCAATGGGACGATTTTTTCAAGCATTTGTAGTGCGGATTACGAACCACTTACCAGAACGTTCTGAGATCACCAAAATTCAGTTACATGATAATATTGACGGCTGGGCGTTCCTAGATGCCAATGGGCAGACTTTACAAGCAGGAAATTACCGTGCTGAGTTGCAGCCGCAATTTAAAGGTTATTTAAAAGCCATGCGCCTGAATGGAATTGCGGGTCAATTAGAACGTAAAGCTGGAGCTGAATTTTCTTTGAATACTCCATTGTTGGCGGCTTTATGGTTTAAAAATGAACATGCGGATCAATATGAACAATTAGCTTATTTTGCTAGTTTTCAAGAATATCTCCATTACCTATTTACAGGCAAAAACCAAATTATGCCTCATTTAGCGGCACGAACAGGACTATACGACTTGGGACATGCCCAATGGGATTCACAAGCCTTAGCATTGGTTGGGTTAACAGAAGGTATGTTGCCAGATGTAGTGAATGTAGATGGATTTGAAGATCAAATTTTACCTGAATTTAGTCGTCTGCTAGGTTTGAATAAAGATACCAAAATTAAGTGGTAGAGCGTATAATATAATTGTTACCGGGGATGCAACTAGTCAAGGAGTTAAGGAACCTAGGACTGTTTGATTGAATTCAAAAGGGTGCGATGCCCTGTTGTCCGGTAATGACTAAATTCGAGGGTTGAAGGCCTCGAATTTAGTGGGAGAATGGTCAAGTGTGATGGCTTGACCAGATGGAAAAAAGTTTAGTTGTCGTGGTGGATCAACTAAACTTATTATGGTGAAATAAGGTGGGGACACCTTATCAGAAAGCACACACTCATTTAGTGAGCAGTGCTTTTTTTGTATCGCATTGGATTAGCTTGTGTTTTGGATGGGGATTTTATTTGCACAATGAATTGAATTTGGTATGCTTAAGACACGTTAAATATGGGAGGAATCATTTTGGAATTTATATCGTGGAATATTGATAGTTTAAATGCGGCAGTGGAACATACATCAGCTCGTGGGGAAATGACTTGGTCAGTCTTGCAAGAAATAGCAGCAAAAAAACCCGCTGTTTTTGCGATTCAAGAAACCAAAGCTAAAAAAACCGGATTGACTAAAAAACAAACTGAGGTAATGGGCGAATTATTTCCAGATTATTTTCAATATGCAAATATTAGTATGGGGCGTCCAGGTTACGCTGGAACGTTAATGTTGAGCCAGCAAGAACCATTGCAGGTCGACTATCCGACTATTGGTGCGCCAGGTGACATGGATTTGGAAGGCCGCATAATTACGCTTGAATTTGAAGAATATTTTGTGACCACAGTGTATACTCCTAATTCTGGTTCAGAGTTAGCTCGTTTAGAAGATCGCCAAGCATGGGACCACGCTTTTAAAATTTATTTGGAAAGCTTGGATCGTCAAAAGCCGGTTATTGTGAGTGGCGATTTTAATGTTGCTCATCAAGCGATTGATCTTAAAAATCCACAAAGTAATCACCATTCTGCAGGATTTACGGATGAGGAACGAGCTAGTTTTACTGAGTTATTAGAAGCCGGATTTATTGATACTTTTCGAACTTTGAATCCCACGAAAGAACAAATTTATACTTGGTGGGCGCAAATTAGTCGAACGGCAAAGCAGAATAATAGTGGATGGCGGATTGATTATTATCTAGCTTCACAGCGATTACGGTCGCAATTAAAAGATTTTACAGTGTTAGACACTGGTGAGCGGCGCGATCATGCTCCCATTAAAGTGGTTTTTGATTTTAAATCGTAAAACTGTTGACTAAAATATAATATTCCTGTATATTTATATATTGTTGTTGAGTAATCAACTCAATGGCCCAATGGTCAAGTGGTTAAGACGTCGCGTTCTCAGCGCGGAATCCAGGGTTCGATTCCCTGTTGGGCTATAAATGATACATTTTAAAAAAGTCGTTGTACAGCGTTTATCGTTGATATGACGGCTTTTTTGTAGCTTTTTATGTCGTAATAGATTGTGATTAAATACGGTCTTTTTTTGCAGTTGGGGCTACAAAAAAGACTCAAGACTTTCTGTATTTCGAACGTCTGAGTCTTTTTAAATTATAATGAATGCCTTAATTCTAGCTCTGCTGCAATGCGAATATTTTGAGGCTTCATCGGTGTTTTATTTTGAAGTTGATCCAGCAAATATTTAGCCGCGGTTTGCCCAATTTGGTGTGGATTTTGTTTGATGACTGAAATACCGGGCTGAATTAGATCGGCAAAATTATCATCATCATAGCCAATTAAACCAACGTCTTTGGGATAAATAATCTGATTTTTTTGTAAAAAACGGACAACTTCCCATAAAACTTGCCCATTTAAAGCAAAAATAGCTGTTTTTTGAGGTTGTTCGATAAATTGCATGACTTTGGTGTGCCAATCAGAATCCAAGTCAATTTCAATTAAACTCACTGAGATATTACTCTCAGTTAGCGCGTTTGACAGGCCATCAAAGCGATTCATCCGACTGCTAATACCAGAAATTTGATTGGCTAATACCAGAATTTGCTCATATTGTTTGGCTTGGACTAGATCGGCAATCTCTAATGATTTCTGAAAATTATCGGAGACAATCGCTGGAAAAGTAAATGGTTCAACATAGCGATCCACTTGAATCACAGGTAGGCCTTGATCAACTAATAATTGATATTGGCTAGGAATATGGGAGAGTGGCTGTAAAATTATGCCATCAACATTTTCATTTAGTAGCACCTGGATATTATTGATTTCACGTTCTTGGTGATTATCCGCGTCCATAATTAAAAGTTGGTAATTTGTATCCTGAAAAGTTTGACTAATTCCTTTTAGAAGCCGAGAAGTATATAAATTTGATAAATCGGCAACTGAAATACCGATCGTTAAGGAAGACTGAGTTTTCAGAGTCTGAGCCTGTCGATTAGGTTGATAGTCGTATTCTTGAATAGTTCTTTCGATTTTTTCTTTGGTAGCTTGAGACATATTCTCGAATTTTTGATTTAAAAATCGTGAAACTGTTGTTTTTGAAACATTGGCAATTTTAGCAATCTCATTAATTGTAATTTTTTTATTCATACGGTAATTATACGATAAATGTAGCAAAAATGTTTGACAAAAACATTGTAAGCGGTTACTATATATTTTGGAAACCGGTTTCGTAAACCGGTAAACAAAAAACGAACTCTTCCTTCAAAATTGAGGTATGGATAATGATAAATTCAAATTTAGTGTTAAATAACTTGGTATTTGCTAGTCAAAGAGAACAAGGTATGCAACAAACAGAAATGTTGCAAATGGCTTCCAATTTGAAAATTTCGGCGGTTGAATTACGTCGTGAATATTTTGATCAGATTAAAAATGAGACTTCATCCATTCAGAAAATGATGCTCACAACGCCCATACGTTTATTTTACTCAGTACCTGATGAATTATTTGTGAATGGGAAATTAAATCCACGTTTGGAGCAATACTTTCATGAAGCTCAACAATTAGGTATTTATGCTATCAAATTTAACATTGGTGAGTTTCAAGGCTTTAATAACGAAATCATCGCGGAATTGAAAAAATGGCTGATGTTAGGTATTCAAATTAATGTGGAAAATGATCAAACACAAACATCTGGTCGGTTAGCTGTGATTAAAAAGTTCATGGATGCTGTGGCTCAAGCTGGTTTAGATCTTGGATATGTTTATGATATGGGGAATTGGCGGTTTGTGGGTGATGATGAATTGGAGGCAGCAAAAGTACTAGCTAAATATGTTCGCTATATTCATGTAAAAGATGGGACTGGATTCAAACAGACCGCCCAAACGGTTTTGCTTGGTGCAGGCGAAATTATGTGGCAAAATATTTTAGAAGTTTTACCCCAAACTGTTCCCGTCGCTTTAGAGTATCCCACTGCAGATCTGCAAATTCTGCAAAAGGGGATTTCGATGCTTAATGATAATTTAGGAGCCCATTGAAATGACAAACATTATTATTAGTAGTTTATTATTGATCACATTCATCCTCTTCATAGGCTATATCATTAAGGGTGGCAATTTATTAATTGGCTTCTTTGGCATGACAATTCTTTGGTCAGTGATTGGCCTAGTTCCATTTTCAACCTTTATGGAGAAAGTTATTGCGCAACCGGCCTTGAATTATGGACCTACCATTATTTATATTGTTTTTGGATCTTGGTTTGGTCGAGTCTTAGTAGAGTCAGGAATTGCCGCATCTATTTCGGCTCAGACTGAAAAAATTGGACGAAAAGCGCCAGTTTTGGCAGCCATCATTATTGTCTTAGTGACAGCACTAATTTTTTCATCTGCGTATGGTGTCGGTTCCGTGATGGCGATGGGAGTAATCTTAATACCAATCATGTTATCCATCGGAGTTCCAAAGAAGGTCGCCATTCCTGCGTTTACCATGGCGATTGGAGCGCCAATGTATATTAATGTGGTGTTATTCAATCAAATTAAAGCATTTTTCCCTTCCGTTAGTTTTTCGGGAAAATACTTAATCTTTGGTATTTTAGCAATGATCATTCAACTGCTTGCAGTGATTATTTTTATCATACTAAATCGACGCAGTATCTTAGATGAACATATTGATACATTAGCGACGGAAGTAAGCACCACTGTCATTCAAAAAGCTCATCCAGTAACGTATGTGATTCCAATTTTACCGGTTGTTTTTAATATGTTATTTCATTGGGATGCAATCCCATCGTTATTATTGGCTACGCTTTTAGCACTTTTGATAACTGGTAAAATGCGATCATGGCATAAATTAATTGACTTTATTAATATGACAACCACTAAAGCCATTAATGATATTTCGGGATTAATTTTCTTTTTGATGGCCTTAATTATGTTTGTGGGTGCAGCCTCAATTAATGTACCAAGATTTAAAGGGATGATTGAGGTGATTGTTCCACACAGTCCGTTAGTTTTGGCGTTAGCAATTGGATTACTAGCACCGCTAGCTTTATTTCGAGGACCACTTCATGTTTGGGGAGCTGGAGCTGCAACGGCTTCCGTATTAGCAGCCACCGGGATTTTTTCACCAAATCTTTTGTTACCGTTACTGTACACAGCTAGTATTATGGCGGTATCAATCGATTTGACGCAGTCATGGAATACATGGGCATTGAATTATTCGCAGTTAGACGCAAAAACGTATTTGAAGATGGGTGTCCCGGTCATGTGGATTGTGTCTATAATCAATGCATTATTGGGTTTCGTCTTTTTTGGATAATTAAATGAATTTTTGAGGAGAGAAATGAAATGAGTGAATTATTGACATTGGGTGAACCAATTGTAACGTTTATGGCAAAGGATGTTGATCAGGGACTAATTGATAGCATTAATTATTACAAATTTTTAGGGGGAGCAGAGCTAAATGTTTTAATCGGAGCCAGTCGTTTGGGTCATACAACTGATTACATTTCACAGGTAGGGCATGATCCGTTGGGACAATTTGCGATCCAAGAAATTCAAAAATACGGTGTAGGGCATCAATACATTTCCGAAGATCCAGTAAACTGGACGGCCTTTCAACTAAAAGAGTTGATCAGTCAGGGAGATCCCCAAACGTATAATTTCAGACGTAATTCAGCAGCTGCACATTTAAGTCCGGATAAGATTGATCAAATTGATTTTTCAGAAGTCAAAATGGTACATCTATCGGGTATCTTTCCGGCTATTTCAGATCAGGCAGAGCAAACCTTTCGCTATTTTGCTAAAACAGTTGTTGAACGAGGGATCAGAACGACATTTGATCCTAATTTAAGACCGGCCTTATGGGCTTCATCCGAAAAGATGATTCAAACAATTAATGATTTAGCTAAATATGGGGAAATTATTTTACCTGGGATTAACGAAGGTGAAATTTTAGTCGGTACTCGTGATCCGGAAAAAATTGCTGACTTTTATCTTAATAACAGTGACTTAACGCAAACCATAGTTGTTAAATTAGGAGCAGCCGGTGCTTATGTCAAAAATAAAAATGGTTCAAGTTACGTAGTCGAAGGTTTTCATGTTGAAAAGGTGGTGGATACAGTTGGTGCTGGAGACGGATTTGCGCTGGGATTAATTACAGGGTTATTAGAAGGTCTTTCGGTGGAACAAGCAGTTATTCGAGCGAATGCCGTCGGAGCACTTCAAGTTCAAACCATGGGGGATAACGATGGATATCCTGATCAACAACAATTAACTCAATTTTTAACACATAAATAACGGAGGAAAATCATGACTAAAGTATTACTACCTGACTCAATTCCAGCCGAAGGTGAACAAATTTTAACTGACGCAGGTTTAGAGATAATTCATGGGACTGGTCGCAGTGCCAAGCAGATGATGCAAGAAGGCGCTCAAGCGGCGGCGGTCTTAATTGGAACCCAAATATTTGATGCTCCTATTATGGATGCTATGCCGAATTTAAAGGTAATAGCTCGAAATGGGGTGGGTTATGATGCTGTAGATATGCCAGCAGCAACGGCCCGTGGAATAAAAGTTGTCAATACTCCGTTTGCATTGAATGATTCAGTGGCAGAAACAGCGGTAACTGAATTATTAGCAATTAGTAAAAATATTTTTTGGAATACGAAATCGATTTATGATGGACAATGGAACTATAAAAAAGCTCATCCCGGGAATGATGTCATGGGTAAAACGATTGGAATTTTAGGTTTTGGCCGAATTGGACATGCGGTTGCTCAAAAATTAGCCGGGTT
Proteins encoded:
- a CDS encoding UDP-N-acetylmuramoyl-tripeptide--D-alanyl-D-alanine ligase; its protein translation is MEYSLEKIAQIVGGDLSNPQNSQITDVTFDGRTAKPGTLFIPITWGNDGHNFIQGAIDNGATATLWAEDHLETKPQDFPVILVKDTLKAFQQLAQAYLKSVAPKVIAVSGSNGKTTTKDFIAAIASTTFQTVKTPKNFNNELGVPLTILGMPSDTEVLVIELGMDHPHDLDVLSKLVNPDIAILTMIGEAHIEFFKTRARIADGKMEIVNGLNQNGTLVYNGDEPLLIERATHQSYQTKTFGLSEQNDLFASEISLNAQHAHFKTNQFSEQFQIPLTGNYNVSNALAAISVGQLLKIPVPSMQTALQKTMITENRTEWLTGNFDGQILSDVYNSNPTAVREVLKSFASIQKTGKKIIVLGDMLELGAAGPKLHAELAPDIIAAKPDAVYLVGPIMQNLAKAILQQAPDMHLQTFSEADMNQLILDLQNQLNPHDQILLKASHGLHLERIVTALTD
- a CDS encoding rod shape-determining protein; the protein is MAKEIGIDLGTANVLIFVEGEGIVLNEPSVVAVDMKTDKVLAVGTEAYQMVGRTPGNIRAVRPLKDGVISDFDMTEAMLAYFIKKLNVKGVMSRPNIMVAAPTNITEIEKKAIMQAAEKVGGAKVYLEYEPKVAAIGAGLDIFSPISSMVIDMGGGTSDIAVLSLGDIVSARSIRVAGDKFNNEITSFAKRKHGLQVGERTAEQIKIKLGNALQSEEPETMIIRGRDIYDGMPKSVEINSNEVELALHDSLQQIVKAAHDVLAEIQPELAADVIDRGVVLTGGGALLRNMDKLISSELGVPVFIADHPLDNVARGAGELLEHMHDN
- a CDS encoding DUF2969 domain-containing protein; translated protein: MSNRKNKAIDVEIKAITDQISEVKINKNTLGQIDESGQQIQVQIGPNHKQIVKSFDEGVEVLIAEYNLHH
- a CDS encoding FtsW/RodA/SpoVE family cell cycle protein, which encodes MFKRILGGKGEVDWGIIFVVLMLALIGLASIYVAVVHDSSGANPMRMMVMQGIWYILGICAVIFIMQFDSERLWRISPYIFAVGVFLMVAVLIFYSRSYAMTTGGKSWFALGPLTFQPSEVMKPAFVLMLARVIAVHNLEYSEHTLANDLLLLRKIVMWSLPIIILVLLQHDFGTMLVFLAIIFGMTLVSGISWRILGTVIGAGAVLGGGAIALVASDVGRHILGKFGFQAYQFARIDAWLKPQGDTSNSAYQLWHSMTAIGSGGLTGTGFNVSHVNVPVRESDMIFSVIGENAGFVGSLIVLLLYFLLIYRIFQVVMETSNQFYAYIGAGIIMMLVFHIFENIGMSIGLVPLTGIPLPFISQGGSALVGNMIGIGLIMSMSFHNQKYTLSEREGFA
- a CDS encoding pyrroline-5-carboxylate reductase family protein, whose amino-acid sequence is MFKIGFIGAGNMAQAMMQGWSKLDANQVTQGAYVRHQLPEQTQAWQVEPFQSISEAALVSDMLVLATPPTALTAIADELKPILAAMPHKIVVSVLGGISVSMLEEALGRQAKIVRALPNVNVAVGQGYTAMYAGSQITAEEKGAVFALLAELGRVDEMPEAEFGAVSALAGSGPAFVAGFIQALTEAGKAAGLDEEMAAKLSVQTFRGTVDKMRQDDLKALDLAQLVMTPGGSTAAGWEVMQAGNLNGLVTNVIHATMQKNAEFE
- a CDS encoding DUF4811 domain-containing protein, with amino-acid sequence MLILLFIGVVLLGLAGITYFRHKIVRWSLIIIGAILMIGSAVGISMAPSNHWFMEHQVLNKTIKMDAKTKVGDNSFIVTTKAKNSKFEYHYKWDNKNYRITPKTGTTHVVKGKTAEVKEHISNYQAKSFFAKFMLIGLPTTTEPDVKYTFVLPENWYIISNEQDQEIQDKIKASNSGLEDKIKENVTEAVQAEVKKNPDYLNDKDAQKKTQDEIVQSVTSDINQKLANDVNNMLNDWHLK
- a CDS encoding FGGY family carbohydrate kinase, yielding MKYTLEIRMTGEQIVGIIEDENGNQHEVNEFYQHSWDEQLQIMDLKAMGRFFQAFVVRITNHLPERSEITKIQLHDNIDGWAFLDANGQTLQAGNYRAELQPQFKGYLKAMRLNGIAGQLERKAGAEFSLNTPLLAALWFKNEHADQYEQLAYFASFQEYLHYLFTGKNQIMPHLAARTGLYDLGHAQWDSQALALVGLTEGMLPDVVNVDGFEDQILPEFSRLLGLNKDTKIKW
- a CDS encoding exodeoxyribonuclease III produces the protein MEFISWNIDSLNAAVEHTSARGEMTWSVLQEIAAKKPAVFAIQETKAKKTGLTKKQTEVMGELFPDYFQYANISMGRPGYAGTLMLSQQEPLQVDYPTIGAPGDMDLEGRIITLEFEEYFVTTVYTPNSGSELARLEDRQAWDHAFKIYLESLDRQKPVIVSGDFNVAHQAIDLKNPQSNHHSAGFTDEERASFTELLEAGFIDTFRTLNPTKEQIYTWWAQISRTAKQNNSGWRIDYYLASQRLRSQLKDFTVLDTGERRDHAPIKVVFDFKS
- a CDS encoding LacI family DNA-binding transcriptional regulator; translated protein: MNKKITINEIAKIANVSKTTVSRFLNQKFENMSQATKEKIERTIQEYDYQPNRQAQTLKTQSSLTIGISVADLSNLYTSRLLKGISQTFQDTNYQLLIMDADNHQEREINNIQVLLNENVDGIILQPLSHIPSQYQLLVDQGLPVIQVDRYVEPFTFPAIVSDNFQKSLEIADLVQAKQYEQILVLANQISGISSRMNRFDGLSNALTESNISVSLIEIDLDSDWHTKVMQFIEQPQKTAIFALNGQVLWEVVRFLQKNQIIYPKDVGLIGYDDDNFADLIQPGISVIKQNPHQIGQTAAKYLLDQLQNKTPMKPQNIRIAAELELRHSL
- a CDS encoding sugar phosphate isomerase/epimerase family protein, with the protein product MINSNLVLNNLVFASQREQGMQQTEMLQMASNLKISAVELRREYFDQIKNETSSIQKMMLTTPIRLFYSVPDELFVNGKLNPRLEQYFHEAQQLGIYAIKFNIGEFQGFNNEIIAELKKWLMLGIQINVENDQTQTSGRLAVIKKFMDAVAQAGLDLGYVYDMGNWRFVGDDELEAAKVLAKYVRYIHVKDGTGFKQTAQTVLLGAGEIMWQNILEVLPQTVPVALEYPTADLQILQKGISMLNDNLGAH